From Thiohalobacter sp.:
GGGCATCCACATAGGCGCGTTCCGGCACAGGCCCGTCTGCGGCATGGGAGTTGAAGTCGCAATAGGGACACTTGCGCAGGCACCAGGGGATGTGCACGTACAGGGTCAGCGGCGGCGGGGCCGGAAAGGCGAGGGGCTCAGGCACGGCGTTCCATGCGCAGCAGCAGGGCCGGCAACAGCAGGAAGTCGAGCACCAGTGCCAGCACGATGGTCAGCGCGGTGAGCAGGCCCATGTCGGCATTGACCTTGTAACCGGACAGCGCCAGGGTGCCGAAACCGGCGACCAGGATCAGGGTGGTGACCCACATGGCCGTGCCCACGGTGCCGAAGGCGTGACGCACCGCGGCCTGCGGCGTGGCGTGTTCGCGCAGGGCACGCAGGTACTTGCTCAGGAAGTGCACCGTGTCGTCCACCACGATGCCCAGTGTCAGCGCCACCAGCACCGCCGAGGCCAGGCCGACCTGTCCCACCGCATAACCCCATATGCCGAAGGCCATCAGCGCCGGTCCCAGGTTCGGCACCATGCTCAGCAGGCCGTAGCGCAGGCTCTTCAGCGCCAGGATCAGCAGCAGCGAAATCAGTACCAGGGCGAGCAGGGAGCCGCCCAGCATGGCGTTGATGTTGGTTTCCGATACATGCGCGAACATCAGCGACAGCCCGCTGCCCCGGGTCTGCATGTAGGGTGGCGCATTGGCGGCCAGCCAGGCCCGCGCGCGCGCGTCGAGATCGCGCAATGAACGGGCGGTCTGGTTGCGCAGCAGCACCGTGAGCCGGGTGGCCGACTTGTCGATGCTGATGCGATTGTTCAGGTCCAGTCCATAGGGCAGCGACATCTCGTAGAGCAGCAGGTACTGCGCCGCCAGCTCGCGGGACTCGGGCAGGCGATACCAGGCAGGATCGTCGCCGTGCAGGCTGCGGTTCAGGCGCTTTAGGACGTCGGTGAGGCTGTTGACATGGACGACGTCGGGCTGGGCGCGCAGCCACTCGGCGAACGCCTCCAGCTTTTCCAGGTATTCGGGCTCGGCGATGCCGCCCGAGCCCGCGGCCGGCAGCGAGTATTCGATCGCGTCCATGCCAGTCAGGTGTTCCTGCACGAAGGCGCTGGCCTGGCGCACCGGATAGCGCGGATCCAGGTATTCCATGAAATTGTCGTTGAGCTCGATGCGCGGGATGCCGGTGAGTAGCAGCAGGGCCGCGGCGCCG
This genomic window contains:
- a CDS encoding efflux RND transporter permease subunit; translation: LTLAVADSIHILVTAFQQMAQGLSRRAALVRSLELNMQPVAITSLTTAIGFLSMNFSDAPPFHDLGNIVAVGVTAAWLYAITLLPALASLLPLRPQRARARIRPAMEALAAFVIRRSRPLLYGIGAAALLLLTGIPRIELNDNFMEYLDPRYPVRQASAFVQEHLTGMDAIEYSLPAAGSGGIAEPEYLEKLEAFAEWLRAQPDVVHVNSLTDVLKRLNRSLHGDDPAWYRLPESRELAAQYLLLYEMSLPYGLDLNNRISIDKSATRLTVLLRNQTARSLRDLDARARAWLAANAPPYMQTRGSGLSLMFAHVSETNINAMLGGSLLALVLISLLLILALKSLRYGLLSMVPNLGPALMAFGIWGYAVGQVGLASAVLVALTLGIVVDDTVHFLSKYLRALREHATPQAAVRHAFGTVGTAMWVTTLILVAGFGTLALSGYKVNADMGLLTALTIVLALVLDFLLLPALLLRMERRA